In a genomic window of Niallia taxi:
- a CDS encoding aldo/keto reductase has product MEKRKLGNSDIEISPIGLGMMGMSPGVYGTIDDNESIKTIHRSLELGINLLDTADTYGNGHNEELLGKALQGGKREQAIVATKFTFGPNWQFIGGHPDYVKKAIDDSLRRLNIDYIDIYYQHRVDPNVPIEETVGAMAELVQAGKVRTLGLSEANAEQIRRANSVHPIAALQTEYSLWSRDIEEEILPTTRELGITHVAYSPLSRGFISGELKSFEDLAADDMRRRLPRFQPENFQANVDVVTKLEEMAVAKGVSVAQMAVAWTMANGAVPIPGTKRVKYLEENVKAADIKLTNEELAALDAISPNVAGTRY; this is encoded by the coding sequence ATGGAAAAACGTAAATTAGGCAATTCAGATATTGAAATTTCACCAATTGGTCTTGGCATGATGGGAATGTCACCGGGGGTATATGGAACAATTGATGACAACGAATCAATTAAAACAATCCACCGTTCATTAGAACTTGGCATTAACTTATTAGACACAGCTGACACTTACGGAAATGGTCATAATGAGGAATTACTTGGTAAAGCGTTACAAGGTGGTAAACGTGAGCAAGCAATCGTTGCTACAAAATTCACATTCGGTCCGAACTGGCAATTTATTGGTGGGCATCCAGACTACGTGAAAAAAGCGATTGATGATTCATTACGTCGTTTAAACATTGATTACATCGACATTTACTATCAACACCGTGTAGACCCAAATGTGCCGATTGAAGAAACTGTTGGCGCGATGGCGGAACTTGTACAAGCGGGTAAAGTGCGAACATTGGGTCTTTCTGAAGCGAATGCAGAACAAATTCGTCGAGCTAACAGTGTCCACCCAATCGCAGCACTGCAAACAGAATATTCACTATGGAGTCGTGACATTGAAGAAGAAATTTTACCGACAACACGTGAATTAGGCATTACGCACGTGGCATACAGTCCATTAAGCCGTGGCTTCATTTCTGGCGAATTAAAATCATTTGAGGATCTAGCCGCTGATGATATGCGACGTAGACTACCTCGCTTCCAACCTGAAAACTTCCAAGCTAATGTAGATGTTGTTACAAAACTAGAAGAAATGGCAGTTGCAAAAGGGGTTTCAGTTGCTCAAATGGCAGTTGCTTGGACAATGGCAAACGGTGCTGTACCAATTCCAGGAACAAAACGAGTGAAATATTTAGAGGAAAATGTAAAAGCAGCTGATATAAAACTAACAAATGAGGAATTAGCAGCACTTGATGCTATTAGCCCCAATGTTGCCGGGACACGTTATTAA
- a CDS encoding TetR/AcrR family transcriptional regulator — protein MDERKKQQQQEKLILKVLGNIREQQFASMNMEDMAKLMGISRATLYKYFANKEDIFEHFTNGLIQYIEANQLNDVTEETLMTYFQLVFEQSTSLALLVPDSFLQQLKDMYPEMHSRLARATEERNKQTIAFYRFGMEKGFFRQLNPHLLVQQQQLFETLFNVKFLIQNQYTVEQALWDFYYLQKEQLIFERYQELLNDKVMKPKMVYLANKVANLIF, from the coding sequence ATGGATGAACGAAAAAAGCAACAACAGCAAGAAAAACTTATCCTGAAGGTACTTGGCAACATTCGTGAACAGCAATTTGCTAGTATGAATATGGAAGATATGGCAAAGTTAATGGGCATTAGTCGTGCAACTTTATATAAATATTTTGCAAATAAAGAAGATATTTTTGAACATTTCACGAATGGATTAATTCAGTATATTGAAGCAAATCAATTAAACGATGTAACAGAAGAAACGCTGATGACGTACTTCCAGCTCGTGTTTGAGCAATCGACTTCACTTGCACTACTTGTACCAGATTCATTTCTGCAACAGTTAAAGGATATGTATCCAGAAATGCATAGTCGTTTAGCACGTGCAACGGAAGAACGAAATAAGCAGACAATTGCATTTTACCGATTTGGGATGGAGAAGGGATTTTTTCGCCAACTTAACCCGCATTTACTTGTACAGCAACAACAGTTGTTTGAGACACTTTTTAACGTAAAGTTTTTAATACAAAATCAGTATACCGTGGAGCAGGCACTGTGGGATTTTTACTATTTACAAAAAGAGCAGCTGATATTCGAGCGTTATCAAGAGTTGTTAAATGATAAAGTGATGAAACCAAAAATGGTGTATTTG